The proteins below come from a single Sorghum bicolor cultivar BTx623 chromosome 4, Sorghum_bicolor_NCBIv3, whole genome shotgun sequence genomic window:
- the LOC8059596 gene encoding RING finger protein 10, producing the protein MSISPRERTGGHYYPRPHNPSPSTQHGSDRRRHGRRSPPASVSPPGAAAAAGDGGVGSSSHPVVPAIRESINAPEKVVGFIISGEETITQEVGSIEECHSSEQGNLGFPVDNFGSVGPYPERPKMAGSLEADHLASGSTGHQGNGTQIAARKNQSVNANHLLNFQYDPISRPQPRGPRTYPPRRQRKIKPYNKDLFLQANYKFVVLDTGNYQIESMDPDKMLQWEDIICVRYYSPSEVQCPICLESPLCPQITSCGHIYCFPCILHYLTMGKEDYRGECWKKCPLCFMMVSTKDLYTIQITQVQNFCAGDVATFTLLSRSRNSLTPSIKISSSESSTADEDPYNVFSKFIVTSDVELSVREAKLDLSNWLHMADLGLVDDLEKLPYVSAALEQLEERMKHWIEYRNYGGSPPSKDSFSPGSSFKSRNSFDVNTSHQISGRKISVSDRDMVSGISELSMSPELSTNSGKGTMSKVNEKCTTTIDSNEHDPYIFYQVSDGQHLILHPLNMRCLLNHFGGSDMLPPRITAKILELETVTQSEAIRKRYRFLSHFSLTTTFQFCEIDLSDIVSPSSLAPFLDEIKKREKQRRRTAKKEESERAKAEVAAAVQASAMRFEYANSSQSHNDVMFSLDDFEALGNNAGPSTSPRVSERKLFSDVTRLGFASAQDSPPLRLGTGDANGQSENSRDQGPLATPALSFASIISSSRAVAAADNSEMQKANGTGKKGKKATRVLLSTGGARRY; encoded by the exons ATGTCCATCTCCCCACGCGAACGCACCGGAGGACACTATTACCCGCGCCCGCACAACCCTAGCCCTAGTACCCAACATGGCAGCGACAGACGCCGCCACGGCCGCCGCTCCCCTCCGGCATCCGTCTCGCCACCTGGCGCCGCTGCGGCGGCCGGCGACGGTGGGGTCGGCTCGAGCTCCC ACCCAGTGGTTCCAGCTATTAGAGAATCTATTAATGCTCCCGAAAAG GTAGTTGGATTTATAATATCTGGGGAAGAGACAATTACTCAAGAGGTTGGCAGTATTGAAGAATGCCACTCTTCAGAACAGGGGAATTTGGGTTTCCCTGTAGATAATTTTGGTTCAGTTGGGCCATATCCTGAGAGACCTAAAATGGCGGGATCCCTTGAGGCTGACCATTTGGCTTCAGGTTCTACTGGACATCAGGGTAATGGGACTCAGATAGCTGCCAGGAAGAATCAGTCCGTGAATGCCAATCACCTCCTGAATTTCCAGTATGATCCTATTTCTCGGCCACAGCCCAGAGGCCCTAGAACATATCCTCCCAGAAGACAAAGGAAGATCAAACCTTACAACAAGGATCTGTTCCTCCAAGCAAACTATAAGTTTGTTGTGTTGGATACTGGGAATTACCAGATTGAATCAATGGATCCTGATAAGATGCTTCAGTGGGAAGATATTATCTGTGTAAGGTACTATAGCCCTTCTGAGGTACAATGCCCTATTTGTTTGGAAAGCCCATTGTGCCCACAGATCACATCATGTGGACACATATATTGCTTTCCATGCATTTTGCATTATCTAACGATGGGCAAAGAGGATTATAGAGGTGAATGCTGGAAGAAGTGTCCTCTGTGTTTCATGATGGTATCAACAAAGGATTTGTATACAATACAAATTACTCAAGTCCAGAATTTCTGTGCTGGTGACGTTGCCACATTTACACTTCTGAGTCGTTCAAGAAATTCACTCACTCCTTCCATTAAAATCTCCTCCAGTGAAAGTTCTACAGCAGATGAAGATCCATATAATGTTTTCTCAAAGTTTATTGTGACATCTGACGTGGAGTTGTCTGTTCGAGAGGCAAAATTGGATCTTAGTAATTGGTTGCATATGGCagacttaggccttgttgaTGACTTGGAGAAACTTCCATATGTTTCTGCTGCTTTGGAGCAACTGGAAGAAAGGATGAAACATTGGATTGAGTACAGAAACTATGGTGGTAGCCCTCCATCAAAAGATAGCTTCTCTCCTGGATCTAGTTTCAAGTCTAGGAATTCTTTTGATGTGAATACTTCTCACCAGATCAGCGGCCGCAAGATCTCTGTTTCAGATAGAGATATGGTCAGTGGTATTTCAGAACTCTCCATGTCTCCTGAGTTGAGCACAAACTCTGGTAAAGGAACAATGTCTAAAGTAAATGAGAAATGTACCACCACCATTGATTCAAATGAACATGATCCATACATATTTTACCAG GTGTCAGATGGCCAACACCTAATTCTTCATCCACTAAACATGAGATGTCTtctaaaccattttggaggttCTGATATGCTTCCACCTAG GATAACTGCAAAAATATTGGAGCTGGAAACTGTAACACAGTCTGAGGCTATAAGGAAGCGCTATCGGTTTTTGAGTCATTTCTCATTAACAACTACATTCCAG TTCTGTGAAATTGACCTGAGTGATATAGTATCTCCTAGCTCATTGGCTCCattcttggatgaaatcaagaagcgTGAGAAACAAAGAAGACGAACCGCCAAGAAG GAAGAAAGTGAGAGAGCAAAGGCagaagttgctgctgctgtgcaGGCATCAGCTATGCGGTTTGAGTATGCAAATTCCTCTCAAAGTCACAACGATGTCATGTTCTCTCTGGATGACTTCGAAG CTCTGGGAAACAATGCTGGGCCATCCACCAGTCCACGAGTCAGTGAAAGGAAGCTTTTCTCTGACGTAACACGCCTGGGTTTTGCATCTGCTCAAGACTCACCTCCCCTAAGACTCGGAACTGGGGATGCCAATGGCCAAAGTGAAAACTCGAGAGACCAAG GGCCGTTAGCGACACCTGCATTATCATTTGCCAGCATCATATCTTCCAGTAGAGCCGTGGCTGCAGCTGACAACTCGGAGATGCAGAAAGCAAATGGCACTgggaagaagggcaagaaagcaaCTAGAGTGCTCTTGTCGACTGGTGGCGCCCGTCGATACTGA